The genomic DNA CAGATCACATTAATGAAACACCTAAAACATCATTAAGAAATTCAGTTATCGTATAAAAACTAAGTCACCAGGATCATTCCTGTCCTTAGGAaaattagtagagagagagagagagagagagaggagagagagagagaaatgagtttAGTATTATTCTGAAGCGATTTTTATCTCAGGTGGCCGACATTTGTTCTCACATAATGGTGGACATCTGGACAGTTTCTCCTCATGACTTCTTCCAGAATCGAGTCTCCCCCAGTTTGCGCAATATTCTGCTCAGTCAGCGAATTAGAAAGATGCAAAATGTAAGCTTTTGAAAAACGCAAGAATTTTTCCCCGTAACCATGACCACCTAGGAACAAGAGGAATCTCTCTCCCGTCTTGCAATTGATAGGATAAAACATTTTCTGAGGGAAAACGGTTAAATCAGAGCATGTTTCGGGGGTTTGCAGGTAGGGTGAAGTGTCCTCCAAGTAGGCGGAGACCTCGTCTTCGTTAAAAGCGTCTGACAGGCTtcttgtgtgtgtgctgttggtCAGATTTCCTGGGCACATGTCCCTCAGGGCTGGGTATAGCAAGGAAGGACCGATGCTGGTGCCATTGAAGGGGTCGAATGCTTCTGGAATGGAGTTGGCCAAAGTCTGTAAGGAGacaattaaaaggaaataatccTTCAGTTTGATCGAATTGTTTCCAAGTCATAGTTATGTTAGAGTGATTGTATCTTGTTTCAAAAAAGAgggatatttttataaaataattgtgaaacttttttttaacctaaACACGTTTGATGACATATAAAACACGTATGGAATAAGACCTGTTAGaaattaatattcattttgaCCTCTGTTGGAACAACGTACTGTAGGGTAAACTGCAGGTCCTTATGAAGTGTTATCAATCTCAACAACATAAACTTTGTATTATGGCCTTGGTTATTACAGTCTGCAGTTGAAACTGTTCTTGTATACTTTAGGTCATTTATATGATTGTTACGTAGACAGGACTCAAATAGGACGTGACAGCCTTCTTGGAAGATACAAAGTAAAGGCTGCTCCACAGAAGGACTGTGGTGCCTATGGTAGGATTATTTTCGTTTGTATCTTCGTTAATTGTTCGTTTgtatggaaccagaggttattcagcaatggaaccaacggctttatgcgacttccaaaccacgtcgagagtgaacttctatcaccagaaatacacatctctaacaactCAGTGGAATGCaaaagaatcgaactcgctgccacagaggtggcacattaacaccataccgaccacgccactaaggcacGTATAACTTCGTTGATCATCTCGCAATTTGCAGAATAAATTCATTTCAACTGGATTTTATTCTTGGCAAAACGAACAACAGGGTTAAATTACTGGCctgtacatctgatgtctaggccagtcccttgcagcgctcctgattggctgctgataagccaatcacagggctggaaactcttagtctttcgagagagttcacataggcaggagatgtggaacatacatcctgcctatgtgaactctcttgagagactgagagtttccatctctgtgactggcttatcaacagccaatcaggagcgtcgtaagggactggcctagacatcacatgcgcGGGTGATGGGAATTTGCTATAGTGACACTGAAAGGAGGACTCACCTGGCTCAGAGGATGCCCTTTAACAAGACTCAACACGGCgttattgattgattggctgttgagtCTCCCCAAATAGTTGGTCCTGTTCGGAAGCGGTCGAAGCGTCAAGGCATCCAGATCCAAGTAAGTGCCGCCATACTTTCTCAGGATCTCAGTTCTGCAGGCGTCGGAAATAAAGATGCACTGGTGGTCTGTCGAAGGAGAATCTTACTCACTCACATGTGACGCCAACCATCATCGAAATAAGATTGAACAAAAACCAAGATCACAAAGAGGGATACTTTAAAAATGATCATGACACTTTATTTTTAAACCTCAAAATGTTtgatgatatgaaaatacaaaacatGTATGGAATAAGACCTGttagaaaataatattcattttcacCTCTGCTGGAACAAGTAAACTGTAAGGTATATACTGCAGATCCTTACAAAGTGTTGTCAGTGGCAAGAGCATGAAATTCGAATAAAAATATGCCATGTTTAAAAACAGAAGAGACAGAAATCCTTTTAAACCCCCACAGCTACAGAACCTTTGtattgttttgtttctttgtttgcatggtgtttttaggttgcatggaaccagtggttattcagcaacgggaccaacggctttacgtgacttccgaggtggcaggccaagaccaaaccgaccacgccactgagctgAGGCGCTGCAGAAGATTGTTGCTCACCTTCATTGAGGAGCCAGAGTCTCTGCTGGTACCAGAGCCGGAGGGGCGAGTCCAAAAACAGTTCATCGAGgtcaagaaaggagaaaaggacgTTGTCTAGACTGGCGAGGATCTGTTGCAGCAAAGAGATGATTTGTGATGCTTTTAAATTAATATAGACATACTATAGATGATAAAATATGAGTGCAGATCTACtgtcaggaaaaatgaaaaatcttatcaaaattattttgagaTATCCTACAAATGACTGCAAGTACGTTCTGCCAAAATGATATGATTATCTGGTGATGATCAGTAAGGCCTAAGAGTCCTCAGACCACTGGGTACCCTACCAGCACTTTTTATGACAAGTTTAATTAAAAGTGTTTTATaacgataacaataataataataatattgatacgGCAAACAATTTAATGTTTACGAAAGTGGAGTTTGGTAATAATGAAATGATCACTCTAACCTGGCATTCTTTTGTATACAAGACAATGACAAAGAATTTACAGGTCATACTAAACTTTACCTTTATCAAAGGATGTGACATGTCAATAAAGGGAGCTGTCACATAAACGATAACTGACCGGTTGCCATGGTGACGAGCTGCACTCTCAACGGCGCATGCCTGCAAAGACAGAGGGCATTTGTTGGTTGTATTCTTTTCTTGATGTTCACTGACAAaattcaattcatatatatatatatatatatatatatatatatatatatatatatatatatatatatatatatatatatacatatatatatatataataaatacagtggtcccccttattcgcgggggatgcgtaccagaccccctggaaatagttggaacccctataataaCACTGGAAACAGCCTATTTtattatacttgttttttttaatagttttatcaccaaaaatgtatttcatgttgaaattgatgaaaaaaaacaggaacttctggatatttttcatataaaaaaactacaataggcaaattttccgcaaataatggggggaaatattcccaagagaaatccgcaatATGAGAGattccacgaatccggagaactcGAATGCAGGGGGtccgctgtatatatatatatatatatatatatatatatatatatatatatatatatatatatatatatatatgagactgaaCCACGgaaatatggaacatgatgaatatattgaCAGACAAATAAAAGTGAAACAATGTAGTCCTGCTGTGAGGCCTGTCCTTAGTGAAGGACAAAATGCCAAAAGGCCTCGCAGCGgtgctccattgtttcactttcctttgtggatttcttttttatatatatacacacacacatatatatactatatatacatatatgtatgtatcaaggGTCTGTGTTGGATATGGGTGAAATCCCGAATAATGGTAAGTAGAAAAAATCCAGAAATGTTTAGGGGTAACTCTGTACCCTTAAGCACCTAATCTTGACAATACCACATATCAGTAGACACtcattatacttataaacaacaacCATCAAACTTTAAACTGAAAACTTAATAGTAgttctatcaatatatatatatatatatatatatatataaatatatatatatatatatatatatatatatatatatataatatatacatatatatatatatacatatatatgttatatatatacatatatatatatatagatatatatatatatatatataatatatatatatatatatatatatatatatatatatatatatagtatatctatctatctatctatctatctatatatatatatatatatatatatatatagatagatagatagatatacgtatatatatatatatatatatatatatatatatatatatatatatatataataatatatatatatatatatatataatatatatatatatatatagatatatatatataatatatatatatatatataatatatcctacatatatatagatatatatatatatatatatatatatatatatatatatatatatatatatatatatatatatatatatatatatataattaatatatatatatatatatatatatatataatatatatatatatatatatatatataaatatatataatagatatatatatataatatatatttatatatacatatatatgcctatatatatatatatatatatattatatatatatatatatatatatagatatatatatatatatataacatatagatatatatatatatatatatgtatatatatgtttatattatatatatattatatatatatatatatttatattaatagatatagttatatattattatatatataatattatattaatatatatatatatatatatatctatatatatatatactatataatagtatactctaataatatatatattatatatataaattatattaatatatatatatatatatatatatatattatatatatatataatatagatatacgtatatatatatattatatatataagttaatatatatattatatatatattatagtatatatatatatatatatgtataatatatatatatatatatatatagtaatatatatatatatatataatatatatatatatatatatagtatatatatatatatatatacagtggaacctcaacatacgaaagtccctacataCTAAAAATCCaaatacgaaagcaaagacgaagatttttttgcctctgcatacaaaaataattcaggttacgaaagggtgtactgtaaagtccgagattcacccagaCCGCTAAGAGCAATTTTAAACCTCGCGTGCctctaactctgtagactcgccaccttcttcccactctcccattggttcctgatgctagtcactgccataagatcctgttcTCTTATTGGTCACCAactatcccatcatgcctctacgtaTGTGTGTCGTTCGGCCACTTTGTTGCACCAGCATTATtgtacgcacgcggaattcgttcatacacatatactaggtatagataaatatatatatatatatatatatatatatatatatatatatatatatatatctatattattatatatatatatatatgatatatatatatatatatatatatatatatatatatatatataacacatatacatatatacatacattgaaacCACTCTAAAACAAGTCACAAATTCCGAAACGTACGAAATCTGAAACTATAATTCTCATGAGGAATAAATGAAatccaattaatgcattccagaagctcaaaagtatttttaaaaatacattttctagaGAATAAACGCAGTTTAACACAAAGAAAACAATGAGAGTAAatataaaagactaatgaaaTGGATGAATAAGAATAAGCATTTAACATCGCTTTCTTTACCTTTTATGAAGCTTCTTAGAGTATGGTAgacggagaggaggagagagggagcaGGGGTATTCCCCTTCAAAAGGAGCTCAGGTATCCAGGACCTacctggggttacttctcttcattttttactggcacaatctggggttacttccccgctttattttttactggcactaggacaagCTTGAGAGTCGCAGGACCGCTGtggcacaacaaaactgtccagagacatttgtttctggcgccTCTTTAAATTTACCTAAAGTGAAAcacagcattgtcattaaacatgaaGAAAAACCTAAGATTTTTCCTTACTGTCAGATGAAGACAAATCTAAGGTTTTTTCTCACTGTGAGATGAAGAAAGGTCTAAGATTTTTCCTCACTGTCAGATGAAGAAAAACCTCAGATTTTTTTCTCACTGTCAGGTGAAGACAAATCTaagattttttcctctctttcagaTGAAGACAAATCTAAGATTTTTTCTCATTGTCAGTTGAAGAAAAATCTAAGATTTTTCCTCACTGTCAGATGAAGACAaatctaagattttttttctaactgcCAGATGAAGACAAATCTAAAGTTTTTTCTCGCTGTGAGATGAAGAAAGTCTAAAACTTTTCCTCACTGTCAGATGAAGAAAAACCTGATTTTTTTCTCACTGTCAGAAGAAGACAAATCTAAGATTTTTTCTCATTGTCTGATAAAGACAAATCTAAGATTTTTTCCTCACTGTCAGATGAAGACAAATCTAAGATTTTTTTCACGCCATCAGGCGAAGAAAAATCTAAGATTTTTTCCTCACTGTCAGATgaagaaaataagatttttttccctcactgTCAGATGAAAAACCTAAGATTTTTTCTAACTGTCAGATGAAGACAACTCTAAGGTTTTTGCTCACTGTGGGATGAAGAAAAGTCTAAGATTTTTTCTCACTGTCAGATGAAGAAAAATCCAAGATTTTTTCTCACTGTCAGATGAAGAAAAatccaagattttttttcattgtcagaTGAAGAGAAATCCAAGATTTTTTCTCACTGTCAGATGAAGAAAAGTaagatttttttccttcactGTCAGATGAAAAACCTAAGATTTTTCTAACTGTCAGATGAAGACAAATCTAAGGTTTTTGCTCACTGTGAGATGAAGAAAAGTCTAAGATTTTTTCTCACTGTCATATGAAGAAAAATCCAAGATTTTTTCTCACTGTCAAATGAAGAAAAGTAAGATTCTTTTTCCCTCACTGTCAGATGAAAAACCTAAGATTTTTCTAACTGTCAGATGAAGACAAATCTAAGGTTTTTGCTCACTGTGAAATGAAGAAAAGTCTAAGATTTTTTCTCACCGTCAGATGAAGAAAAATCCAAGATTTTTTCTCACTGTCAGATGAAGAAAAATCCAAGATTTTTTCTCACTGTCAGATGAAGAAAAATCCAAGATTTTTTCTCACTGTCAGATGAAGAAAAATCCATGATTTTTTCTCACTGTCAGATGAAGAAAAATCCAAGATTTTTCTCACAGTCAGATGAAGAAAAATCCAAGATTTTTTCTCACAGTCAGATGAAGAAAAATCCAAGATTTTTTCTCACTGTCAGATGAAGAAAAATCCAAGATTTTTTCTCACTGTCAGATGAAGAAAAATACAAGATTTTTTCTCACTGTCATATGAAGAAAAGTAAGATTTTTTCCCTCACAGGAAGATGAAAAACATAAGATTTTTCTAACTGTCAGACGAAGACAAATCTAAGGTTTTTGCTCACTGTGAGATGAAAAAAAGTCTAAGATTTTTTCTCACCGTCAGATGAAGAAAAACGTAAGAATTTTTCTCACTGTTAGATGACATTGAATAAAATTTCACGGTGATCCTTAGTTGGAAGATAAAGGATAAGGACTTGCTTGCATACTGACCTTGAACTAGTCTGGGCTGACGGTCCTTCAAAGCAAAAATAGTCACCTGGCGTCCATCGAAGTCGAGTCCACAGGACGTCTGCGTGAAGATAATCGTGTCCTCCTTCGGGGGCCGCCATTTGAGCTTCGAGGGCGTGTCCATCTTCTGGAGACGATACCGAGGACACAGCAAATCGTACCATTCGTCGTCCCTCCGATTCCTGCCATTAAGGGGCTGCTCCGTGAATCTAGCGAGAGGACCGGGAATCAACGTGTTCTCGAAATGGAAGTATTTGAACACGCCCATCAGACAAACAGAACACAAGATGAACCAGGCGTATTTCGTCCTTTGGGATTTTAGGTAGGTGAAGAAATGAGCCGCAATCGTGGATTCCATCACCGCGACTTCGGGTGTTATCTCGTGAAGGAGGTCAAGTTTCACTTGTCTGCAACTTGCATATAAATGCAGTACCAATAAAAGTTTCATTTCATGTGAACCGAAAAGTTGATATAAGCCTTTCTCTTCTGAATACAAAAGCGAAATCCACAAAGACCCGTATAACAGATAGACAGTCGTGCGAATGCCAAGAAAAACTGAGATGAATGGTTGGCTCAATCACAATGGATCGTTGTGTTACATcaaggaaagtctctctcttcccaaacacacacacacacacagctgcgGCATCCTTTAAATTTGTCAGAGATTTCCTGAAGCCGCGGAATAACATGCAGTCCTGCAACAGCTCATGCAGCTTGAGAAAATGCCGGCTTAACCTGGTCGGCAGGAGTTTGTCGGGTTTTGATGCATTCGACAGACTACGCCGTGAAAAGTCTACAAAAACAAATGCATTGCTTGCATATTCTTTGAATTAATGTCAttaatccaagagagagagagagagagagagagagagagagagagagagagagagagagagagagagagagagagtgtgtgtgtgtgtgtttataccaTTTGAGACGGCTGTGCACTGACTGAAAATGATCTTTTGCCTAGTTATAGATCTTCCTTGTTTAAGCAGTAGCACCGAAGCgaattgaattatctttattttgataCATTCATTAAATACAATAACTGTTCAGTAACTCAGTCATTGCAAAGGAACTATGAAATGCTTTGCTAGCGAGTGATAAAACGATGCGCTTATGTACACAGGATGCTAATCTGCTGTCAATTTTGAATGCACGAGTACCAGTTTTTATAATAACAGCTAAGTGGTTACGGGGAAGAGGTTATTATCTATCTACAATCAAAGAGGACTGTCTCGACTCGACCCTTATTTTGTTTAGAAGTAAAACTTATTGCATACCACCAGCGAGAGATTTACTGGAATGAGTATACATTTGGTGCGAGGGCAAAACATGTTTGCTTTGCTCCTGAGGCAAGGAGTAAATTGGTGTAGGAAAAGAATACCTTCATATTCTTTGGTAACTTATCGAATTTCGAGTCGATGGACTCGTTCCACATGAAAAGGCTTCATcttctgcaaaataataataataataataacaacaacaacaacaacaacaacaacaacaacaataataataataataataataataataataataataatataataataataataataataataataataataagcaagaaaacaagggaggaactcaacgagaaatacaaagtacaagagaggggactaaacaacacaatagaagatgtaaaacagaggcttaaggccaaagcacataagatccaacggtacatgaacaggaataagggataccaacagaacaaactattcggaccaaccagaaaaagaactatacagccaactaagaggggaagacaaccacccagaaattcctgaagccgaaccaaataagagactctgggaaaacatatggagcaatccggtatcacacaacaaacatgcaacatggctccaggaagtcaggaaagaaggaacagggagaataaaacaaagattcacagagatcacgacagacacagtcagacaccaactaaagaaaatgccaaactggaaagccccaggtcccgatgaagtccatggatactggctcaaaaacttcaaggccctacacatacgaaaagcagaacaactccagcattgtatctcaaatcaccaagcacccaaatggatgaccacaggaagaacatccttagtacacaaagacaagagtaagggaaatatagccagtaactacaggcctatcacctgcctaccaatgatgtggaagttactaacaggtatcatcagtgaaaggctatacaactacctagaggagacaaacaccatcccccaccaacagaaaggctgcagaaggaagtgtaggggcacaaaagaccagctcctgatagacaaaatggtaatgaagaacagtaggagaaggaaaaccaacctaagcatggcatggatagactataagaaagccttcgacatgataccacacacatggctaatagaatgcctgaaaatatatggggcagaggaaaataccatcagcttcctcaaaaatacaatgcgcaactggaatacaatacttacaagctctggaataagactagcagaggttaatatcaggagagggatcttccagggcgactcactgtccccactactcttcgtagtagccatgattcccatgacaaaagtactacagaagatggatgccgggtaccaactcaagaaaagaggcaacagaatcaaccatctgatgttcatggacgacatcaagctgtatggtgagagcatcaaggaaatagacaccctaatccagactgtaaggattgtatctggggacatcaggatggagtttggaatagaaaaatgtgccttagtcaacatacaaaaaggcaaagtaacgagaactgaagggataaagctaccagatgggagcaacatcaaacacatagatgagacgggatacaaatacctgggaataatggaaggaggggatataaaacaccaagagatgaaggacacgatcaggaaagaatatatgcaaagacttaaggagatactcaagtcaaaactcaacgccggaaatatgataaaagccataaacacatgggcaatgccagtaatcagatacagcgcaggaatagtggaatggacgaaggcagaactccgcagcatagatcagaaaaccaggaaacatatgacaatacacaaagcactacatagactatacataacacgaaaggaaggagggagaggactactaagtatagaggaccgcgtcaacatcgaaaacagagcactggggcaatatctgaaaaccagtgaggacgagtggccaaagagtgcatgggaagaaggactaataaaagtagacaaagacccagaagtatacagagacaggagaaagacagacagaacagaggactggcacaacaaaccaatgcacggacaatacatgagacagactaaagaactagccagcgatgataattggcaatgg from Macrobrachium nipponense isolate FS-2020 chromosome 43, ASM1510439v2, whole genome shotgun sequence includes the following:
- the LOC135213910 gene encoding alpha-1,4-N-acetylglucosaminyltransferase-like; the protein is MDTPSKLKWRPPKEDTIIFTQTSCGLDFDGRQACAVESAARHHGNRSVIVYVTAPFIDMSHPLIKVKFNHQCIFISDACRTEILRKYGGTYLDLDALTLRPLPNRTNYLGRLNSQSINNAVLSLVKGHPLSQTLANSIPEAFDPFNGTSIGPSLLYPALRDMCPGNLTNSTHTRSLSDAFNEDEVSAYLEDTSPYLQTPETCSDLTVFPQKMFYPINCKTGERFLLFLGGHGYGEKFLRFSKAYILHLSNSLTEQNIAQTGGDSILEEVMRRNCPDVHHYVRTNVGHLR